The genomic interval GCCAAGGCTTATCTGGACCGGCCCGGCGAGATTCTGGCGGGCATGGTGGAAGAGTGGATTGAGTCGCTTGGAGCGTGGTTCGGGAAATGAGCGCAAAGCGGCCAATGCTGGGCGTCACCGGCCCCGATCGAGGAGGACTTGCGGCTTGGTGGTTCACGTGTCTGGCGATCTGGCGGGCTGGAGGAGCCTGCCGCCGCATCACTCCTTCACGGCCGAGCGGCATCGAAGGGTTGGATGGCTTGATTCTGGGCGGCGGTGCGGATGTGGCCCCGGCACTGTACGGCGCAGATCCCCTGCCGTCGCCCGAGGAAATGGCCGTGGGAGAAACTGGCGTCGTCCGGCGTCTGGCGGCCATGGTGACCTTTCCGTTACTTTTTCTCATCCGACGGGTGTTGACCACGCGCAATCCAGGCCTGAATGCGAAACGCGACGAACTGGAACTGGGTTTGCTGCGCGAGGCGCTCGCGCGCGACCTACCGGTACTCGGGATATGTCGTGGCGCGCAGTTGATCAACGTCGTGCTCGGAGGCAGCCTGCACCAGCATCTCGCTGGGTTCTATGGCGAATCGCCCAATATCAGGAGTCTTTTGCCGCGCAAAAAAATACGTGTGGAGAAGGATTCCCGGCTCGTGCGTATTTTGGGGTGCGAAACGTGTCGCGTCAACGCGCTGCACGATCAGGCCATCGACCGTCCCGGCGAGGACGTACGCATAGTGGCCATGGAGCCAAGCGGCGTGGTCCAGGCTGTCGAGGTAAATGGCAAGCGGCTCGTGCTCGGTGTGCAGTGGCACCCGGAGTACCTCCCTCTCCATCGCAGTCAGGCACGGCTGTTTGAAGAATTTGTCCGGGCCGCTCGCCGAGCGTAGACATTAGCGCCTCTCGCGCGTCGCTCCGCAGGCCTTGCCCCGGTAGTTGAAGAACAGGGCCAGGGTCTTGCGCGTGAAGTTCGAGAAAAGTTTCGCGCCGAGGGCTCCGCCTGCGACCCGCTTGTTGATCTCCGCCAGCGTGGGGTAGGGATGCACCGCTCCGGCAAGCCTGGACATGCCGACCCCGCCCGCAAGCACCCCCGCCCATTCGCCGAGCAGATCGCCCGCCCGCGAGCCCAGTATTTGCACTCCGATGGGTTTGCCCCGGGCACCGAGCAACAACTTGATCCTGCCCGTGGTCTCGCCTTCGCACACGGCCCGGTCGTTGGCCGCGAACTCCTCTGTCCAGGTTTCGTATGCGATGCCCGCCTTGCGCGCGCTCGTCTCGTTGTGGCCGATGCTGGCAAGCTCGGGCGAACAGTAGGTGCACCAAGGGAAAAAAGTGTAGTCGGCCTTGCGTGGCCAGCGCACGATGGCGTTCGCGACCACGATGCCGCCCTCGTAGCCCGCCGCGTGGGTGAACAGATAGCGGCCGGTCACGTCTCCGGCCGCGTAGATATGCTTCTGGTTGGTGCGCATGTGTGCGTCCACGTAT from Alkalidesulfovibrio alkalitolerans DSM 16529 carries:
- a CDS encoding gamma-glutamyl-gamma-aminobutyrate hydrolase family protein, producing the protein MLGVTGPDRGGLAAWWFTCLAIWRAGGACRRITPSRPSGIEGLDGLILGGGADVAPALYGADPLPSPEEMAVGETGVVRRLAAMVTFPLLFLIRRVLTTRNPGLNAKRDELELGLLREALARDLPVLGICRGAQLINVVLGGSLHQHLAGFYGESPNIRSLLPRKKIRVEKDSRLVRILGCETCRVNALHDQAIDRPGEDVRIVAMEPSGVVQAVEVNGKRLVLGVQWHPEYLPLHRSQARLFEEFVRAARRA